A stretch of Scheffersomyces stipitis CBS 6054 chromosome 2, complete sequence DNA encodes these proteins:
- the TOM12 gene encoding E3 ubiquitin protein ligase TOM1 (Temperature dependent-organization in mitotic nucleus protein 1) (E3 ubiqitin ligase required for G2/M transition~go_component intracellular~go_funtion ubiquitin-protein ligase activity~go_process protein modification; ubiquitin cycle) has protein sequence MIVEKRDHLERMEMAKPMRSLIDDLTSCSIKELPAKLEANLKWEKPRGDLLHWVSVLNRMDEIYEEIINKYDLENEFPRLQLFSQEEQTLICSCLKFTYILLDHCSDRQIYSSSERIFALLNTPTIDVRLHALEVAVLISEKYAQSSSSRYSAPKQIKNKVLQMARSYPPIVPPSYAKAHQEDPKAEESDKPSVMGDHFNFIDTLSSKKKYPSKWKSLEFPYYKTVLVNDQKKSQQPGSDRKKSEKTDKSDKSVHRSEGLSTFHLSEESVRKLTLEQIYDKASDSIPKDSWFEFGLVASVTKAFNTRSYESIKLREKLLQIKCLAIGFVCCMCSSQFTSSRLFEAEPYIFSFLVDLVSPTNDDKVSTQVYYAATRALECISSRKLWGSDIIRCMGGNVNHGILFQCIRHINKMVRSEDPIYFERGYIHFFNMLGNLINSKNLIPRLTSGGILNDLMSFFDLRTKYRWSCSAAVHLTSNYLKASPDSFEEFVNKDGFNLLINTIRYEVNFALQNPDYDGGAPTDAVVHYSISFRQANYIKNLMKLVSDLIQSDSGDRLRNLFDSPLLESFNQVLLNPEIFGPLILSTTIDSVFFIIHNEPTAFSILNEAKVVDTILDNFHTLFIPSGNLLVSLPEVIGAICLNNDGLKKVKEKGTISTFFQLFQDLECSKELVRSDMATNMGCSFDELGRHYPSLKPVILDATKKLIEDIVPYANEKMAGARFYTSSKGALYYSEEEEIIENEEGKNEIENWDSTDMAYILDNVFFFLGGLLQDSGQWGTDSMKVIPFQLWLNFLTMPNAPFDYITSNGVSTLLGILKYFDDEGREYGFPELFSRLKEQLENPIIQEFLNFDDPSVSFFSRFEEEEEMGTMFIQEFNILHTLLYIMTEIYVNPISLFHERFQQVLNVFGGTGLSTVTDVGLLLKRVVLEETIIRTNLPLEVCKQTERARSVAPEIPPLPICASEPSSKSLKQDFTSSKFKNTLQLRTFNHNFQTYTSSIFCSLGRVCSSKRPDFALTSWRRDAVALTIEVGRVLSTIFDVQIDNEYYWECYVLNIATVVLYSLTLRDRIKDSLYTSLAISLFQNGFFEKLKDFAHRLWMKILQIEPEEMKKTKEYSYISRDESSVVKNALNSSLAIFVKCVNTESFSNIPSAKLYFHTGYGKDADNRVTCALLVQIRLVALEFFQSIIGTQVLETSGLVDSRWGHPENIPSPVMEQVISIAKHVYLGRKETLDAEFIPLHVSNVSPPAEQVSYLVSLGMTRSEADHYFRHLQDVRDIANKKWPDCPQFDISEEQWEKYGQMIREENANFDLTFPTYRKSSELRELRKSGKNSLVVEFLAIAKQFPRTVDAINEFFLTIFVDVQEVVGKIFESIVYLVDIQNDKGQNLAVSIHLLQLLLRNERWSRSSGPIYEKFATFIASEIENHGELINEDYFSHSLTLFEQILVFRDFPVPEPTEYNEIKYNDIVLPFVIDEEKNSQIFEGILNLKNFTSMTSVIAVTRILVLYARNETYVMRIIKSDLFKELITLPKLLSKNVAGVELLKTPLVILIRRCLETTDVLHSHFAEEVRSQFGSSFKRTKDLRSFLREAAPCVMRNPEAFVDYISTCIRLEGYDGHPSFFEDKLPIVRIKTQTVEDVEMSEADEQKPVEEQKVLGSSGVMYILLKNLMEAVRSDWTTDTTEESNESVVTGTGNYNYICFLVKTIAELLGSYKQSKLEFLTFSRKPNTDEKVKPRPTALNFFIHQLIPKHSLEKPSVIELSRRSMVSALAKLAITSLVSTPLLTEKTVQTIKDEDIEMSYIRKYFVEILSRIFKDTANSSAVNTLKYGKLADLFELCSSVISTKYREEGGLQLDSEGTKWDIFFITKALLEKQIPGQITSIVADLDLNYPDIDKVIKASLKTVTAIAKAKVEDSEVHEGEHQGDKEDDDIVPEEVDDREETPDLFRNSTLGMYDVDFDSDEEEDELDYFEEGPLEVLMSGEDISASEDSSGLSDLDSDMEDEDIEDGYQEVEDINQDVSEDELNEDLDSEGSIDDIEIIDELDLGSHSDRGDNETEEGDNESTDASDFYDFEDDGEVSEYDSEVLDGWIEEFEREDDSANEGDESDLLARLGRNIMDGTRRRSRNADDNDNESSGSISDSEGDDLEFNPSNTNRSVLDSNGFPSPALAVLLDNFFRDADFAVQVNGIETRFDGNRDGSITRYFENVMRNRHKSDSDPVSHIHIKSVKDRWNDYLRIFYPNKNKDAILFRAIPGIVNRIESDSIDLFRRNKEEADRKRKEREDKRRQQEEEERKRKEEEAHERELHATNTTPHEPVIVRIADREVDISGTDIDPEFFEALPDDMREEVFTQHVRERRANATSTGSDAREIDPDFLNALPDQIRDEILQQEELARDYGIHERLDSGESEDEQEEWYEEPRFYSRNEETEETKKPKSRKVFYTPLVDRQGVSALVRILFAPLTINQRENVFHTLQYLCYSKQTRLEVMSMLIAILHECFTNQRTIEKIYAQICSRASGSKEIKKHSHLPVGSTTISIGIQIIEAVDYLLERNTHLRYYILTEHENPFILKKVNKKLKLKDFSKEYKYSINYLMMLLENNLVKNDQTFMDILARVLQISTRPLHVLQKLESEGEKNEKKQAPPFPPPVIPNSNFRQIIKILTANECSNTTFRRTISAMQNLSVLSNAQNIFSLELSEQAAALGLSIVGDLKSLTTELTQSTSFNTESKSFGKFSAASSDQAKLLRILTALDYMFESREKDRDIESDAAALGKLGEIQELTDLYKKLGLGNLWDALSDCLRELEDKQDLANVATALLPLIEALMVVCKHSKVRELQIKDVVKYEAKKIDFTKEPIERLFFSFTDEHKKILNQMVRTNPNLMSGPFGMLVRNPRVLEFDNKKNYFDRKLHLEKNENSKLSINVRREQVFLDSYRSLFFKSKDEFRNSKLEINFKGESGVDAGGVTREWYQVLSRQMFNPDYALFSPVASDETTFHPNRTSYVNPEHLSFFKFIGRVIGKAIYDNCYLDCHFSRAVYKRILGRPVSLKDMETLDLEYFKSLMWMLENDITDVITEDFSVETDDYGEHKIIDLIPNGRNIPVTEENKHDYVKKVVEYRLQTSVAEQMDNFLIGFHEIIPKELVAIFDEQELELLISGLPDISVIDWQSHTTYNNYSPSSLQIQWFWRAVKSFDNEERAKLLQFATGTSKVPLNGFKELSGANGTCKFSIHRDYGSTERLPSSHTCFNQIDLPAYETYETLRGSLLLAITEGHEGFGLA, from the exons ATGATTGTAGAAAAACGGGACCACTTGGAACGAATGGAAATGGCCAAGCCGATGCGGTCTTTGATCGATGATTTGACCAGTTGTAGCATCAAGGAGTTGCCAGCTAAATTGGAAGCTAACCTCAAGTGGGAAAAACCCAGGGGCGATCTCTTACATTGGGTTAGTGTATTGAACCGAATGGACGAAATATATGAggaaatcatcaacaagtacgacttggaaaatgaaTTCCCCAGACTACAGCTCTTCTCGCAAGAAGAACAGACCCTTATATGTTCCTGTTTGAAGTTCACGTATATCCTTCTTGACCATTGCTCTGACAGACAAATATATTCAAGCTCAGAACGTATCTTTGCCTTGTTGAATACGCCAACAATTGATGTCAGACTTCATGCTTTGGAAGTAGCAGTGTTGATTTCTGAGAAATACGCTCaatcctcttcttctagaTACTCAGCTCCCAAgcaaatcaagaataaaGTTCTCCAAATGGCGAGGTCTTATCCTCCTATAGTCCCTCCTAGTTATGCAAAAGCTCACCAGGAAGATCCCAAAGCTGAGGAATCAGATAAGCCCTCAGTGATGGGAGACCACTTTAATTTCATCGACACATTAAgttcaaaaaagaaatatCCTTCCAAATGGAAGTCTCTAGAATTTCCGTATTATAAGACAGTCTTGGTGAACGACCAGAAAAAATCCCAACAACCAGGATCTGATAGAAAAAAGTCTGAGAAGACTGATAAATCTGATAAGTCAGTTCATCGCAGCGAAGGTTTATCGACTTTCCATTTGTCAGAAGAATCTGTACGCAAGCTTACTCTAGAACAGATATACGACAAGGCATCGGATCTGATTCCCAAAGATTCGTGGTTTGAATTTGGATTGGTTGCGTCAGTTACAAAGGCTTTCAACACTAGATCTTATGAGTCTATCAAGCTTCGTGAAAAGTTGCTTCAGATCAAGTGTCTAGCAATTGGCTTTGTGTGTTGCATGTGTTCAAGCCAATTCACCTCTTCTAGACTTTTTGAAGCTGAACCATACATTTTCAGTTTCCTTGTAGACTTGGTGCTGCCTACCAATGACGACAAGGTTTCTACCCAGGTCTACTACGCCGCTACCAGAGCTCTTGAGTGCATTTCTTCCAGGAAGCTCTGGGGAAGTGACATTATTAGATGTATGGGAGGAAATGTCAACCATGGGATTTTATTTCAATGTATAAGACACATAAACAAGATGGTCAGAAGCGAAGATCCTATCTACTTCGAAAGGGGATAcattcatttcttcaacatgtTGGGTAACTTGATTAAttcaaagaacttgatcCCCAGATTGACCTCTGGAGGCATACTAAACGACTTGATGTCGTTCTTTGACCTTCGTACAAAGTACAGGTGGTCCTGTTCAGCAGCTGTGCATTTGACTTCAAACTACTTGAAGGCTTCACCGGACtcatttgaagaatttgtcAATAAAGATGGTTTCAATCTTCTTATTAATACCATTAGGTATGAAGTAAACTTTGCATTACAGAATCCAGATTACGATGGTGGCGCTCCTACCGATGCAGTAGTGCACTACAGCATATCATTCAGACAAGCCAACTATATCAAAAATCTCATGAAATTGGTTTCTGATCTCATCCAGTCAGATTCTGGAGACAGATTGCGGAACTTGTTTGATTCACCATTATTGGAGAGTTTCAATCAGGTTTTACTTAATCCCGAGATCTTTGGGCCGTTGATCTTGTCCACGACAATAGATTCcgttttcttcattatccACAATGAACCTACAGCATTCTCTATATTGAACGAAGCAAAAGTGGTGGATACAATTTTGGACAATTTTCACACCTTATTTATACCTTCAGGCAATTTGCTTGTTTCTCTACCTGAAGTTATTGGTGCAATCTGTTTGAACAACGACgggttgaagaaggtgaaggAGAAAGGAACGATATCCActttctttcaacttttccaagatctcGAATGTCTGAAGGAATTAGTCAGATCAGATATGGCCACTAATATGGGCTGTTCTTTTGACGAGTTGGGAAGACATTACCCATCTTTGAAACCAGTCATATTGGACGCTActaagaagttgattgagGATATAGTTCCGTACGCAAATGAAAAAATGGCTGGTGCCCGATTCTACACTTCTTCTAAAGGAGCACTTTATTACagcgaagaagaggaaattattgaaaatgaagaaggaaagaatgaaattgaaaactGGGACTCCACTGACATGGCATATATTTTGGATAATGTGTTTTTCTTCCTCGGAGGATTGTTACAAGATAGTGGCCAATGGGGTACAGATTCTATGAAGGTGATACCGTTCCAGCTTTggttgaatttcttgactATGCCGAATGCTCCTTTTGACTATATCACCTCTAATGGAGTTTCTACATTGTTGGGCattttgaagtattttgATGACGAGGGTCGTGAATACGGATTCCCTGAGTTGTTTTCCAGATTAAAGGAACAATTAGAAAATCCTATTATTCaggaattcttgaattttgaCGACCCCAGCGTCTCCTTTTTCAGTAGATtcgaagaggaagaggagaTGGGTACCATGTTTATCCAAGAGTTCAATATCTTGCATACTCTCCTCTACATCATGACCGAAATCTATGTAAATCCTATATCTCTATTCCATGAACgttttcaacaagtcttGAATGTTTTTGGTGGAACAGGATTATCTACAGTGACTGATGTAGGcttattgttgaagagagtGGTGTTAGAAGAAACTATTATTCGCACGAATTTACCCTTGGAAGTATGCAAACAAACAGAACGTGCACGATCAGTCGCTCCGGAAATTCCACCCCTTCCCATCTGTGCTAGTGAACCTTCTTCCAAGCTGCTCAAGCAGGATTTTACCAGTTCTAAGTTCAAGAACACTCTCCAGTTGAGGACTTTCAATCACAATTTCCAAACATATACTTCCAGTATTTTCTGTTCTCTTGGTCGTGTTTGTCTGAGCAAAAGGCCTGATTTTGCTTTGACACTGTGGCGGAGAGATGCTGTAGCTCtaacaattgaagttggtaGAGTCTTAAGTACGATCTTTGATGTCCAAATAGACAATGAGTACTATTGGGAATGCTATGTGTTGAACATTGCCACTGTCGTCTTATACTCGTTGACCCTACGGGATCGAATCAAAGACTCACTTTACACTTCCTTGGCTATTTCATTGTTCCAGAATGGATTCTttgagaaattgaaagattTCGCTCATCGCCTATGGATGAAGATCCTTCAGATCGAACCAGAggagatgaagaaaacgaaggAATATTCCTACATCAGTAGAGACGAAAGTAGCGTTGTAAAGAATGCCTTGAATCTGCTGTTAGCCATCTTTGTCAAATGCGTTAATACTGAAAGCTTTTCCAATATACCTTCTGCAAAATTATATTTTCACACTGGATACGGTAAAGATGCTGATAACAGAGTTACTTGTGCATTACTAGTCCAAATACGTTTGGTAGCATTGGAGTTCTTCCAGTCGATTATTGGAACG CAGGTCCTTGAAACCTCTGGATTGGTCGATAGTAGATGGGGACATCCTGAGAACATTCCTTCTCCTGTTATGGAACAGGTAATCCTGATTGCCAAACATGTGTATTTGGGTAGAAAGGAAACTTTGGATGCTGAATTCATCCCATTACATGTTAGCAACGTTTCTCCGCCAGCTGAACAAGTTTCTTATCTTGTTTCATTAGGTATGACGAGACTGGAAGCAGACCATTACTTCAGACACTTGCAAGATGTGAGAGACATAGCCAATAAGAAATGGCCAGATTGTCCacaatttgatatttctgaAGAGCAATGGGAGAAGTATGGTCAAATGatcagagaagaaaatgcCAACTTCGATCTTACCTTCCCAACTTACAGAAAGAGTTCCGAGCTTAGAGAATTGCGTAAAAGTGGCAAGAACCTGCTCGTTGTGGAATTTCTTGCTATAGCTAAACAGTTTCCAAGGACTGTTGATGCTATTAACGAGTTCTTTCTTACTATATTTGTTGACGTTCAGGAAGTAGTTGGTAAGATCTTCGAATCCATTGTATATCTTGTAGATATCCAGAATGATAAGGGTCAAAATTTGGCTGTATCCATCCATTTGCTTCAGTTACTCTTGAGAAATGAAAGATGGTCTCGTTCAAGTGGTCCCATCTATGAAAAGTTTGCCACTTTCATAGCTAGCGAAATCGAGAACCACGGAGAACTCATAAATGAGGATTACTTCTCCCATAGTTTGACCCTTTTTGAACAAATCCTTGTATTCAGAGATTTTCCAGTTccagaaccaactgaataTAACGAAATCAAGTACAATGATATCGTTTTGCCGTTTGTTATTGACGAGGAAAAGAATTCGCAAATATTTGAGggaatcttgaatttgaaaaattttacCAGTATGACATCGGTTATTGCAGTCACAAGGATCTTAGTCTTATATGCCAGGAACGAGACTTATGTCATGAGAATAATCAAAtctgatttgttcaagGAGTTAATAACACTTCCCAAACTTCTTTCTAAGAACGTAGCTGGAgtggaattgttgaagacaCCTTTGGTAATTTTGATCAGAAGATGCCTTGAAACAACTGACGTTTTGCATTCTCACTTTGCAGAAGAGGTTAGAAGCCAGTTTGGCTCTTCGTTCAAGAGAACGAAGGATCTTCGTTCGTTTCTAAGAGAGGCAGCCCCTTGTGTCATGCGCAACCCAGAAGCTTTTGTTGACTATATTTCTACCTGTATTCGTCTTGAAGGCTATGATGGCCATCCGCTGTTTTTCGAGGATAAATTGCCCATTGTAAGAATAAAGACACAGACAGTGGAAGATGTTGAGATGTCAGAAGCCGATGAACAGAAACCTGTCGAAGAACAAAAGGTTCTAGGGTCCAGTGGGGTCATGTACattcttttgaagaacttgatggaAGCTGTTAGGAGTGACTGGACAACTGATACAACTGAAGAATCAAACGAAAGTGTTGTTACTGGAACTGGCAACTACAACTATATCTGTTTCCTCGTCAAAACAATAGctgaacttcttggttcGTACAAACAGTCTAAGTTGGAATTTTTGACTTTCTCCAGAAAGCCGAATACTGATGAAAAAGTGAAACCTCGTCCAACTGCTCTTAATTTCTTTATTCACCAGCTCATACCCAAACATCTGCTTGAGAAGCCATCTGTCATTGAGCTTTCTAGAAGGTCAATGGTGTCCGCTCTTGCTAAATTGGCAATTACCTCTCTAGTGTCAACGCCTCTTTTGACTGAGAAAACTGTTCAAACcatcaaagatgaagatattgagATGTCTTATATCAGAAAATACTTCGTAGAGATCTTGCTGAGAATATTTAAAGATACTGCCAATCTGTCAGCTGTGAATACCTTGAAGTACGGTAAGTTAGCTGACTTATTTGAGCTTTGTAGTTCGGTTATCTCAACAAAGTATCGTGAGGAGGGTGGTCTTCAATTGGATTCTGAAGGTACTAAATGggacatcttcttcatcaccAAAGCACTCTTAGAAAAACAGATACCTGGACAAATCACCTCGATTGTTGCTGACTTGGATTTGAACTATCCAGATATCGATAAGGTTATCAaagcttctttgaagactgTTACTGCAATCGCAAAGGCAAAGGTGGAAGATTCCGAAGTTCATGAAGGTGAACACCAGGgagacaaagaagatgatgacattgttccagaagaagtggaCGACAGGGAGGAAACTCCGGATTTGTTCAGAAACTCCACCTTGGGCATGTATGACGTGGATTTCGATtccgatgaagaagaagatgagttagactactttgaagaaggacCATTGGAAGTGTTGATGTCTGGTGAAGACatttctgcttctgaagATTCTTCAGGTCTTTCAGACTTGGACTCTGACATGgaggatgaagatattgagGATGGgtatcaagaagttgaagatattAATCAAGATGTCAGTGAAGATGAATTAAATGAAGACTTAGATTCAGAAGGCAGTATTGATGACATTGAAATTATCGATGAGTTAGACCTTGGTTCTCACAGTGACAGAGGGGATAATGAGACTGAAGAAGGAGACAACGAATCCACTGATGCTTCTGACTTCTAcgattttgaagatgatggGGAAGTCAGTGAGTACGATTCAGAAGTACTTGATGGCTGGATAGAGGAGtttgaaagagaagatgaCTCAGCCAATGAAGGCGACGAAAGCGACCTTTTGGCAAGACTAGGCCGGAACATTATGGACGGTACGCGTAGACGTAGTCGTAATGCGGATGATAACGATAATGAATCTAGTGGAAGCATTAGTGACAGCGAAGGTGACGATTTGGAATTTAATCCTTCTAACACAAACCGCTCAGTGCTCGATAGCAACGGTTTTCCATCTCCTGCGTTAGCTGTGTTATTGGATAATTTTTTTCGTGATGCTGATTTTGCTGTACAAGTCAATGGTATAGAAACACGCTTTGATGGAAATCGCGATGGAAGCATCACGCGTTATTTTGAGAATGTGATGCGCAACAGGCATAAGTCTGATTCAGATCCAGTTAGTCACATACATATCAAATCGGTTAAGGATCGTTGGAATGACTACTTGAGGATCTTCTATCCCAACAAAAATAAGGACGCAATTTTATTTCGTGCTATTCCAGGCATTGTCAACAGAATTGAGAGTGACAGTATCGACTTGTTCAGAAGgaacaaggaagaagctgatagaaagagaaaagaaagggAGGATAAAAGGAGACagcaggaagaagaagaaaggaagagaaaggaagaagaagctcatGAACGCGAGCTTCATGCTACAAACACAACTCCTCACGAACCAGTGATTGTCCGTATAGCAGATAGAGAGGTTGACATCAGTGGAACTGATATCGATCCGGAGTTCTTTGAAGCTTTGCCGGATGATATGAGAGAAGAGGTCTTCACGCAGCACGTACGAGAAAGACGAGCTAATGCTACAAGCACCGGTTCTGATGCCAGAGAGATCGATCCTGATTTTCTCAATGCTTTGCCTGACCAAATAAGGGAtgagattcttcaacaggAAGAATTGGCCAGAGATTATGGAATTCATGAAAGATTGGATTCTGGTgaatcagaagatgaacagGAAGAATGGTACGAGGAGCCCAGATTTTATtcaagaaatgaagaaactgaagaaacgaagaaaccCAAGTCAAGGAAGGTTTTCTATACACCTTTGGTAGATCGTCAAGGGGTTTCAGCTTTAGTGCGTATTCTCTTTGCACCTTTGACTATCAACCAAAGAGAGAATGTTTTCCATACTTTGCAGTACTTGTGCTACAGCAAGCAGACAAGATTGGAAGTCATGAGTATGTTGATTGCAATTTTGCACGAATGTTTTACGAATCAGCGCACAATAGAGAAAATCTACGCTCAGATTTGTAGTCGTGCTTCTGGCAgcaaggaaatcaagaagcaCAGCCATCTTCCGGTAGGCTCCACTACTATTTCAATTGGTATTCAGATCATTGAAGCAGTGGACTATTTGTTGGAACGCAACACCCATTTACGGTACTACATTCTTACCGAGCATGAAAATCCGttcattttgaagaaagtcaacaagaagttgaagttgaaggatttCAGCAAAGAATACAAATACTCCATCAATTACTTGATGATgcttcttgaaaataacTTGGTAAAGAATGACCAGACGTTCATGGATATACTTGCCAGAGTATTACAGATCTCGACTAGACCATTGCATGTATtgcagaagttggaaaGCGAAGGTGAGAAGAATGAGAAGAAACAGGCTCCTCCATTTCCACCTCCAGTTATCCCCAACAGCAATTTCCGTCAAATCATCAAAATTTTAACTGCTAACGAATGTTCCAATACGACTTTCAGACGAACCATTAGTGCCATGCAAAACTTGTCAGTATTGTCGAATGCTCAAAACATTTTTTCGTTAGAGCTTTCAGAACAGGCTGCTGCTTTGGGTCTATCGATTGTTGGAGATTTAAAATCTTTAACCACAGAACTCACTCAGTCCACTTCGTTTAATACTGAAAGTAAGTCATTTGGCAAATTCAGCGCAGCGTCTTCGGACCAAGCTAAGTTATTAAGAATTTTGACAGCTTTGGATTATATGTTTGAATCGAGAGAAAAGGATAGGGATATAGAAAGTGATGCTGCTGCTCTTGGAAAGTTAGGCGAAATTCAGGAGTTGACTGACTTGTACAAGAAGCTTGGACTTGGTAACCTTTGGGATGCACTCAGTGATTGTTTGCgtgaattggaagataaACAGGATTTGGCTAATGTAGCCACGGCTTTATTGCCCTTGATAGAAGCATTGATGGTGGTCTGCAAGCACAGCAAGGTTCGTGAACTACAGATCAAGGATGTAGTGAAATATGAAGCCAAGAAAATCGATTTCACCAAGGAACCGATTGAGAGATTGTTCTTCTCATTCACAGATGAGCAtaagaagatcttgaaccAGATGGTTAGAACTAATCCAAATCTTATGAGTGGTCCATTTGGCATGTTGGTTAGAAATCCGCGTGTATTGGAGTttgacaacaagaagaactactTTGATCGCAAGTTACacttggagaagaatgaaaacTCGAAGCTCTCTATCAACGTTCGCCGTGAGCAGGTCTTCTTGGATTCGTATAgatctcttttcttcaagtctaAGGATGAATTCCGGAACTCTaagttggaaatcaacttcaaggGCGAATCTGGTGTTGATGCTGGAGGTGTTACCCGTGAATGGTATCAAGTATTGTCCAGACAAATGTTCAATCCAGATTATGCTTTATTTTCTCCAGTTGCTTCTGACGAAACTACATTCCATCCTAATAGAACTTCGTACGTCAATCCTGAGCATTTGTCGTTCTTTAAGTTTATTGGAAGAGTCATTGGTAAAGCTATATATGACAATTGCTACTTGGATTGTCATTTCTCACGTGCTGTCTACAAACGTATCTTGGGCCGTCCAGTATCATTAAAGGACATGGAGACGTTGGACTTGGAGTACTTCAAGTCATTGATGTGGATGTTGGAGAACGATATTACCGATGTCATCACTGAGGACTTCTCGGTAGAAACAGATGACTACGGTGAACACAAAATCATTGATTTGATTCCCAATGGAAGAAATATTCCTGTCACAGAAGAGAACAAACACGATTACGTAaagaaagttgttgagTACAGATTGCAAACTTCAGTTGCTGAACAGATGGACAACTTTTTGATTGGGTTCCATGAAATAATCCCCAAGGAACTTGTTGCCATCTTTGACGAACAggagttggagttgttgatttcgGGCTTGCCAGACATTAGTGTCATCGACTGGCAGAGTCACACAACTTACAATAACTACTCTCCGTCGTCGTTGCAGATCCAATGGTTCTGGCGTGCTGTCAAGTCGTTcgataatgaagaaagagccaaATTGCTTCAGTTTGCAACTGGTACTTCCAAGGTGCCGTTGAATGGTTTCAAGGAGTTGAGTGGAGCCAATGGAACATGTAAGTTCAGCATCCATAGAGATTATGGCCTGACGGAGAGATTGCCATCTTCTCATACTTGTTTCAACCAGATAGACTTGCCTGCGTACGAGACATATGAAACTTTGAGAGGGTCGTTGTTGCTAGCCATCACCGAAGGTCATGAAGGGTTTGGTTTAGCATGA